One Lusitaniella coriacea LEGE 07157 DNA segment encodes these proteins:
- a CDS encoding alpha/beta hydrolase codes for MMSLIGTIVFWGCSGELPAVRAAETVVLRSGESQTTVALEDIQQLAETGEVPSNLEDLARILSPIQRSQILNALQANLNSVDGTAVSGFLNTEMGERLVRAIAALTPKKDLIQHFYLRRALINAANDPKGLSLVSFIAAYPQESLELNLDKAFLVAQNFNRDFWQTQAFMSAIAPKLTPNTPNVEIPFDATQLGNQRVQRRSFTLTDRARDRAIPLDLYFSNASTQNKPLIIFSHGLFSVNEEMIYLAEHLASYGYVVAVPEHPRSNGTHLEQVLKFRRELLDPQEFLNRPRDISFILDEFNRLNRTSRQFRGKLSTDNVLVLGYSLGGSTALSLAGAELQLEELKEWCEGRDILASNLGLSAQCRASGLPENRYQLRDPRIKGAIALAPTTSLLFGETGLAQIQVPTLIAAASADKTAPALPEQIVGFTKMSQPKWLVGIIGGTHLSFKDPLTTTDQAGQPDTLYSGGEVVAERAFEVRNYVKAITLAMAAQLTSDAEEFAVFLTSDYAQLTSTPRFSFRLVREIPPEVEALIPENSK; via the coding sequence ATGATGAGCCTTATAGGGACAATTGTCTTTTGGGGATGTAGCGGTGAATTGCCCGCAGTGCGAGCGGCGGAAACGGTGGTGCTGCGTTCTGGGGAATCTCAAACCACTGTTGCTCTTGAGGATATCCAACAATTAGCAGAAACAGGGGAAGTTCCGTCAAATTTAGAGGATTTGGCGCGAATCTTGTCGCCTATACAGCGCAGTCAAATTTTGAATGCGTTACAGGCGAATTTAAATTCTGTTGATGGAACGGCGGTGAGTGGGTTTTTGAATACGGAGATGGGAGAACGCTTGGTGCGCGCGATCGCGGCGCTGACCCCCAAAAAAGACCTAATCCAGCATTTCTACCTGCGACGGGCGCTTATTAATGCGGCAAATGACCCCAAAGGACTCTCTCTTGTTAGCTTTATTGCAGCATATCCCCAGGAATCTTTGGAGTTGAATCTGGATAAAGCATTTCTGGTGGCGCAAAACTTCAATCGCGACTTTTGGCAAACCCAAGCCTTTATGAGCGCGATCGCGCCCAAACTTACTCCCAACACTCCAAATGTAGAGATTCCCTTCGATGCCACGCAACTGGGAAACCAACGAGTCCAACGGCGAAGTTTCACCTTAACCGATAGGGCGCGCGATCGCGCGATTCCCCTCGATCTTTATTTCTCCAACGCCTCAACCCAAAATAAACCCCTGATTATCTTCTCCCACGGGCTATTTTCTGTGAACGAGGAAATGATCTACCTCGCCGAACACTTAGCATCCTACGGCTATGTGGTAGCCGTTCCGGAACATCCCCGCAGCAACGGCACGCACCTCGAACAAGTCCTCAAATTTCGCCGCGAACTCCTCGATCCCCAAGAGTTTCTCAATCGCCCCCGCGACATCAGTTTCATCCTCGACGAATTCAACCGTCTCAACCGCACTTCCCGGCAGTTCAGGGGGAAGCTATCCACCGATAACGTCCTTGTTTTGGGCTACTCCTTGGGAGGGTCAACCGCTCTTTCTCTCGCCGGTGCAGAACTGCAACTCGAAGAGTTAAAAGAGTGGTGCGAGGGACGGGATATCCTTGCCTCAAACCTGGGATTGAGCGCCCAGTGTCGCGCAAGCGGACTGCCGGAAAATCGCTATCAACTCCGCGATCCTCGTATTAAGGGCGCGATCGCGCTAGCCCCAACCACCTCTCTCCTTTTCGGCGAAACGGGTTTAGCCCAAATTCAAGTTCCCACACTCATTGCAGCCGCCTCTGCGGACAAAACTGCTCCCGCCCTTCCCGAACAAATCGTCGGTTTTACAAAAATGTCTCAACCCAAATGGTTGGTGGGGATTATTGGCGGAACGCACTTAAGTTTCAAAGATCCCCTAACCACAACAGATCAGGCGGGTCAACCGGATACCCTCTACTCCGGCGGTGAAGTTGTGGCAGAACGGGCATTTGAAGTGCGAAACTATGTCAAAGCCATTACCCTGGCAATGGCTGCACAACTGACCTCCGATGCAGAAGAGTTTGCCGTCTTTCTCACGTCAGACTATGCCCAACTGACCTCAACACCGCGCTTTTCCTTCCGCCTCGTTCGGGAAATTCCCCCAGAGGTTGAAGCTCTCATTCCAGAGAACAGCAAATAG
- a CDS encoding PRC-barrel domain-containing protein, giving the protein MTTDINRLRSEFINTKVIANNSAKQLGVVKDMLVDIDRREVVALGLRDSLISVAGMPKYMYLASVEKTGDVILVPHEDIIEDVDVDAYSKLIGCEVITENGELLGRVRDFQFNLADGKVSSLIIAAIGLPQIPDQVISTYELGVEEIVSSGPNRIIVFEGCEERLTQVTVGVLERLGIGRPLWEREEDELFANPAANPGNQLGTGIPVRTPVAKPVETRAPVYERPWDEDEWEEPEPIAVSPPPVEKVRYQQYEREYDYQEADYEEDNWGESSSPPRYEQRAYVEPEPPREKYEYDEVKQDVWDDDVKPEPYTPPRINIPEKTKEPEYEDNY; this is encoded by the coding sequence ATGACAACAGATATTAACCGTCTCCGCTCTGAATTTATTAATACCAAAGTGATTGCCAACAACAGCGCCAAGCAGTTGGGGGTTGTCAAGGATATGTTAGTAGACATCGACCGACGCGAAGTCGTGGCATTGGGTTTGCGAGACAGCTTGATTTCTGTCGCCGGGATGCCCAAGTATATGTATCTTGCGAGTGTTGAGAAGACTGGCGATGTCATTCTCGTTCCCCACGAAGACATTATTGAAGACGTTGATGTTGACGCTTACAGCAAGCTGATTGGATGTGAAGTGATTACCGAAAATGGCGAACTCCTCGGTCGCGTTCGGGATTTCCAATTTAACCTCGCGGATGGCAAAGTCTCCTCATTAATTATCGCCGCGATCGGTCTGCCTCAAATTCCCGATCAAGTGATTAGTACCTACGAGTTGGGTGTTGAAGAGATTGTGAGTAGCGGTCCCAATCGAATTATCGTGTTTGAAGGGTGCGAAGAACGGCTGACACAAGTTACGGTGGGCGTTCTCGAACGTTTAGGGATCGGACGACCCCTGTGGGAACGGGAAGAAGACGAACTGTTTGCCAATCCTGCGGCAAATCCTGGAAACCAATTAGGGACTGGGATTCCCGTGCGCACTCCCGTTGCCAAGCCTGTTGAAACCCGCGCTCCGGTGTACGAGCGCCCTTGGGATGAGGATGAGTGGGAAGAACCCGAACCCATTGCCGTTTCGCCACCGCCCGTGGAAAAAGTGCGCTATCAGCAGTACGAACGGGAGTACGATTATCAAGAAGCAGATTACGAAGAAGATAATTGGGGTGAAAGTTCTTCGCCGCCTCGCTACGAACAACGCGCTTATGTCGAACCGGAACCTCCTCGCGAGAAGTATGAATACGATGAGGTAAAACAGGATGTTTGGGATGATGATGTGAAACCCGAACCCTATACGCCGCCTCGAATCAATATTCCTGAAAAAACTAAGGAACCGGAATACGAAGATAACTACTAA
- a CDS encoding YkvA family protein yields the protein MKSLVESFYQWYRQTLRHAKYRWLIIAGTLIYLISPIDIAPDFIPIIGWIDDAIIATMLATELSQLLVEGIGRRKGIKVEDAEGEDVVEVVAEPTMN from the coding sequence ATGAAATCTTTAGTCGAATCTTTTTATCAGTGGTATCGCCAAACCCTGCGTCATGCAAAATATCGCTGGCTGATTATCGCAGGAACATTAATTTATTTAATCAGCCCGATTGATATTGCTCCTGATTTTATTCCTATTATTGGCTGGATTGACGATGCGATTATTGCCACAATGCTAGCAACGGAGCTTTCGCAGTTGTTGGTTGAGGGAATTGGTCGTCGGAAAGGAATTAAGGTAGAAGATGCCGAAGGAGAGGATGTGGTTGAAGTGGTTGCGGAACCTACGATGAATTAG
- a CDS encoding NifU family protein translates to MATLALTPDNVEQVLDEMRPYLMADGGNVELVEIDGPIVKLRLQGACGSCPSSAMTLKMGIERRLREIIPEIAEVEQAL, encoded by the coding sequence ATGGCAACCCTAGCACTTACACCGGATAACGTCGAACAAGTTCTTGATGAAATGCGCCCCTATTTAATGGCAGATGGCGGTAATGTAGAACTCGTCGAAATTGATGGTCCTATCGTCAAACTGCGGCTTCAGGGCGCTTGTGGGTCTTGTCCTAGCTCGGCGATGACTCTGAAGATGGGAATCGAACGCCGTCTGCGCGAAATCATTCCTGAAATTGCGGAAGTCGAACAAGCGCTATAA